The genomic window GCCAGTACCGCGAGCGCCCCGCTGCCCGTGCCGATCTCCAGCACGTCGGCCCCGGCCAGCTCGCCCTCCTGCCGCAGCACCCGGCCGAGCAGCCGCGTGTCCGCCTGCGGGGCGTAGACACCCGGCAGCGTCCAGTGACTGCTCGATCGGCGGCGCAGCGGTTCGGCGACGGTCGTCATGGGGGTACCTCCCGGTCGGGGCGGCGCGGCGGAGCGCCCTGCGCCGGCGGTCATCGGGCGCCACCGGGCGCGGTCAGCGGCCGGCACGCCGTGCAGGTCCGTCGTGGGGTCTGCCGGGCTGCCGGCAGGCGTGCCGCACCGGCTCGGTCGAGATGCCGTGGGGGCGGGCCGTCGAACACCAGGGCCTTCATGGGGCCGCTCCTCTCCGAGGGGGATTCCTGATCCGGGGCGGGATTCCTGACGGGCGGGAGTGCCGCTGCGGCAGCTGCGGCCGGAGAGCGCACATCGGGGCCAAAGGCCGCAAAAACGCCCTCTCAGCCCTACGGCTACCCATATGCCGCGGACCACACCTGCGGAGTGGGTCGCTTACGCAGCGGAGCCGGGCCGAGGTGCGGTCACAGCGGCCGGGAGGAGCGGGGCGCGGGGCCGTAGCCGCCCTTGACGCGCCGGTCCTCGCGGCCCTGGTCCCGCAGGCGGCGCAGGCGGGCGGTGAGGAACTGGGCGACCGGCGTCCGGTCCCGGTGCGTGCGCTCGTAGCGGAGCACCAGCTCAAGACCCTCGGCGTCCAGCTGTCTGCTGCGGCTCTCGACGTCCAGCCGGGGCAGGTGGTTGTAGTCGGGTATCGGGAGCTCCTGGGTCACCGGGTCCGGTATCTCGTCGTCGAACAAGTCCACTGTCCTCACCCCTCTCGGGCCCTCAGCCGGCCCCTCGCTCACGTCACAGCGTCGACTACCCACGGAAACGCGGGCAACGCTGCCCCGCCGCGTGACCGGGAAGGATGGGCGGACCGCGGCGGGGCAGCAGGGCTCACAGGGCGTCGCGCAGCGCCGGCAGCAGCGTCTTCTCCGCCCAGGCGAGGAACGGCGCCTGCTGGTCGCCGCCGACCTGGATCAGCGCGACCTCGTCGAAACCGGCGTCGACGTAGGGGCGCACCGCGTCCACGAACGCCTCGACGTCGTCCCCGCAGGGGATCGACCGCGCGACGTCCTCGGGGCGGACGAACTGGGTGGCGCCGGCGAAACCGGCCGTCCCGGGGAGCTCTGAGTTCACCTTCCAGCTGCTGCCGAACCAGCGGAACTGGTCGTGGGCGCGGGCGATCGCGGCGTCGCGGTCGGTGTCGTAGCAGAGCGGCACCTGGCCGACGCGGGGCTTGCCCGCCCCGCCGTGCCGGTCGAACGCCTCTATCAGCTCGCGCTTGGGCTCGGTGGCGATGACCAGGTCCGCGAGCCGCCCGGCCAGCGCGCAGGAGGTCTCGCCCGAGACGGCCACGCCGATGGGCGGCGGCACGTCGGGCAGGTCCCACAGCCGGGCGCCGCGGGCCTCGAAGTACCGGCCCCGGCGGTCGAGCTCGGCTCCTGACAGCAGGTCCCTGATGATCTCCACCGCCTCCTCCAGCTTCTCCAGCCGGACCGGCGCCGGCGGCCAGCCGCCGCCCACCACGTGCTCGTTGAGGTTCTCCCCCGAACCCAGGCCCAGCCGGAAGCGGCCCTCGGAGAGCTGCTGCACCGTCGCGGCCTTCTGGGCGACCACCACCGGATGGTAACGGGTGGTCGGACACGTCACGTACGTCATCAGCGGTATCCGCTCGGTGGCCTGCGCCGCGGCGCCGAGCACGCTCCAGGCGTAGGGCGCGTGGCCCTGCGTGTCCAGCCAGGGGAAGTAGTGGTCGGAGGTGACGGAGAAGTCGAAGCCCGCCCGCTCGGCGCCGACGACGTGGTCGACGAGGTCGCGCGGGCCGGCCTGCTCGGTCATCATCGTGTATCCGATTTGCACCATGATGACCGCCTTACCGGTCATCGCGGGGCGAAACCCGCCCCGCCCGCCGGTCAGGTCATGACAGGCCGGCCTCCTTGCGCAGCGCGGCCAGCCGGCGGCGGGCCGGGCCCAGCGAGCGGCCACGCGGCGCCCCGCGCCACGGATCGGTCTTCAGCAGGTCCTCGACGGTGGCGACGGTCCAGCGCCTGGCGGTCAGCTCCGGGTCCTCGATGTCGTCCCAGGCGATCGGCGCCGCGACGGGCGCGCCGGCCAGCGGGCGGACGGAGTAGGGGGCGACGGCCGTCTGGCCGTACCCGTTGCGCTGCACGTCCAGATACAGCCGGCCGCGGCGGGCGTCCTTGCGCGCCTCGGCCGAGAGGCTGTCCGGGTGCCTGGCGGCCAGCAGTTCCGCGGCGTCACGGGCGAACGCGCGGACGTCGTCGAAGCCGGCCGCGGCGTCCAGCGGGATCACGATGTGCACCCCGCTCGACCCGGTCGTCATCACCGTGGACGGCAGCTCCAGCTCACCGAGCAGGCCGCGCACCCGCACCGCGGCGCTGCGGACCGGTGCGAAGTCGTCGTGCGGCGGGTCCAGGTCGATGACCAGCCGGTCCGGCCGGTCGGCGTGGTCCGCGCGGGACAGGAAGCGGTGCAGCGTCACGCACGCCTGGTCCGCCAGGTACATCAGCGTCGGGGTGTCGTCGCACACGGTGTAGGTGACCGTGCCGCCCTCCTTGGGGAGTTCGACCCGGTGCACCCATTCCGGCACGTGGGCGGGCGTGTCCTTCTGGTAGAAA from Streptomyces sp. NBC_01198 includes these protein-coding regions:
- a CDS encoding LLM class F420-dependent oxidoreductase, translating into MVQIGYTMMTEQAGPRDLVDHVVGAERAGFDFSVTSDHYFPWLDTQGHAPYAWSVLGAAAQATERIPLMTYVTCPTTRYHPVVVAQKAATVQQLSEGRFRLGLGSGENLNEHVVGGGWPPAPVRLEKLEEAVEIIRDLLSGAELDRRGRYFEARGARLWDLPDVPPPIGVAVSGETSCALAGRLADLVIATEPKRELIEAFDRHGGAGKPRVGQVPLCYDTDRDAAIARAHDQFRWFGSSWKVNSELPGTAGFAGATQFVRPEDVARSIPCGDDVEAFVDAVRPYVDAGFDEVALIQVGGDQQAPFLAWAEKTLLPALRDAL
- the ligD gene encoding non-homologous end-joining DNA ligase, translating into MSETPYTTIRTGGRSVRINRPGKVLFPDDGLTKADLAAYYRTVARRMLPHLRARPLTLERRPGGIGEHGFYQKDTPAHVPEWVHRVELPKEGGTVTYTVCDDTPTLMYLADQACVTLHRFLSRADHADRPDRLVIDLDPPHDDFAPVRSAAVRVRGLLGELELPSTVMTTGSSGVHIVIPLDAAAGFDDVRAFARDAAELLAARHPDSLSAEARKDARRGRLYLDVQRNGYGQTAVAPYSVRPLAGAPVAAPIAWDDIEDPELTARRWTVATVEDLLKTDPWRGAPRGRSLGPARRRLAALRKEAGLS